A stretch of the Zeugodacus cucurbitae isolate PBARC_wt_2022May chromosome 6, idZeuCucr1.2, whole genome shotgun sequence genome encodes the following:
- the LOC105211691 gene encoding uncharacterized protein LOC105211691 — protein MQNPRLGSVIQPVPSKEENKPKLSETYLKCMQESSIGVFPEDKGALNAYEVYKSSPETRLLKSEADKKRIYADALLHPPGFAPLWYLCAKALAKMYEPNELVDFIENDPLIMRSYYEALDIDLPLEKCYYIDDEQYWKRYVLARHKDPSLQVKQIDWKSKGITMKLEKYIQQLSAEYWDEAATESLSEKIKFYVTDLHIEHLRLIEERNLLKHVKRDDICTSSGSSTTIASSEEEQQQLELAAEEEDIDTKSEESRKSSMRTSHTSSNKHVFLGPTMKEYTYKQPTGYYRGMASAASVYSTWNYDLKSMHSTWMDAYDAELEDKLIRNEKRIAQRVRRQKRAECKERKRILAEQAKIEFEAAEKAAEEKAAKDRLEKRRAERDRKKGDVEMISVFDMDVEPPTDDDSVASKALNKEKIKQLQVAMRDPAIADYCHHVDLRLLKYFPFLTSLYIQFNGPLPPAKFEDWHFHVSTRDMERLAEGLRSLGGLKVFSLRNSRLNANKLFILTRSLKTIHTLKSVDFSYDQLKDDCGEGLHELFQRTTSIISLDLTGNELGANAICDLARALGGYEGYCQYLSLAHSTINTDAFRLFCLHIANTTQVRELCLRGAILSQEGIQSCIAQELIPHSKVLRGIDLSGVVINNDVACEILKALRNNYKIRKFDVRGCDLPADLEVDFEILTRRNKFLFLYPAIGDRRISIEDIDESIKRTKNKILLRAIEAVERREECLNLRPNLFHRDSEAVSSIFNFHLEPAHLEDEDVGEEEAEEESLEEEESSSITKPKFQFEDPNTFEKNEIMSRFWYFDIPRGPHPNYTKMEEIKEEVKTDYFNPIRMNTLGLPQEHDLLIAYDVYRPSWETLALKSEQGRTVYAEIFIENPKLGPLRDLCTRALTQAHTPKQLPLISGDPLKLRLYYDSLRLDLPLEECYDITDEKYWRRFVLSKHENITLTFKKEYNWRSLGLSMKFVELVEACPAEYFPIDEMQPIALKIKDYVDEMHIRKLQSMTERFFNEHIHLDDSEESESDSTDVESMTVTPRSTMSASEEEMGSEEEELKSKRGTTKTMAVKETRRDSAEEEIPEVYKTEEELQWERMHEEIMAERKERTRVLREAQEKRRFERQKIRRVRESQKTMTPPPDEEPVVGKKKKKFRAKGVFDMVVEPPEEDEEHLVVDRRNLERQLKTMKKLVYPTRLCHHVSLRFLRFFENLVTFTIEFRGPDMKRDFHERHLKFSYADMEGLAYGISFLQKLKTFRLRSSYMDARKLYILAKSLKCLQSIETIDFGYDCLGDDCGLGLFELFRHTDTIKSLELEHNSIGAHALHFLAIGLSQYAGKLEYLGLAGNPLGERGLHELSTKVLGTQNITQLNVRTSQMTESAIICCIANEFLKHPPLRWLDLRAVPISAKAGEEILTVLQYNTTLMHCDVRNCLLDADLEIDIDIILKRNHYIAENPYLNDYTKTMDEIDAFVNRIKNPILLRAIDAVEKRAECLKNRPPEFTRDSEKQYIEETESTTTQQNIISLTRSITSAEPHMLSTSSSIDVELENVPFVYDPNSFTEEEFLEHVYLPGAGERYFYFTELQQLRLSQIT, from the exons atgctGACGCGCTTTTACACCCGCCCGGCTTCGCACCCTTATGGTATTTATGCGCAAAAGCGTTAGCAAAAATGTACGAGCCCAATGAACTCGttgattttattgaaaacgATCCCTTAATAATGAGAAGCTACTATGAAGCACTGGATATTGATCTACCTTTGGAGAAGTGTTACTATATAGATGATGAGCAATACTGGAAGCGTTATGTTTTGGCTCGTCACAAAGATCCGAGTTTGCAAGTTAAGCAAATCGATTGGAAAAGTAAGGGCATTACGATGAAATTAGAGAAATACATACAGCAATTAAGTGCGGAATATTGGGATGAAGCAGCAACTGAGAGTTTAtctgaaaaaatcaaattttacgtAACAGACCTACATATCGAACATTTGCGACTGATAGAGGAGCGCAACCTACTGAAACATGTGAAACGCGACGACATATGTACTTCATCTGGTTCATCTACGACTATTGCAAGTAGTGAGGAAGAGCAGCAGCAGCTCGAGTTGGCGGCGGAGGAGGAGGACATTGATACGAAGAGTGAAGAAAGCAGGAAGAGCAGCATGCGTACTTCCCATACTAGTTCAAACAAACATGTTTTTTTGGGTCCAACAATGAAAGAGTATACCTACAAACAACCCACAGGTTACTACAGGGGAATGGCAAGTGCAGCGAGTGTTTACTCGACTTGGAATTACGATTTGAAATCAATGCATAGTACGTGGATGGACGCTTATGATGCTGAGCTTGAAGATAAACTAATAAGGAACGAAAAGAGAATAGCACAACGTGTAAGACGACAAAAGCGGGCGGAGTGTAAGGAACGTAAGCGTATCTTGGCAGAGCAGGCGAAAATTGAGTTCGAGGCAGCGGAAAAGGCGGCCGAGGAAAAGGCTGCGAAGGATAGACTGGAGAAACGAAGAGCAGAGAGAGATCGAAAAAAAGGTGATGTTGAAATGATCAGTGTATTCGATATGGATGTTGAACCGCCAACAGATGATGATAGTGTTGCGTCGAAAGcgctaaataaagaaaaaattaagcaaCTTCAGGTGGCAATGAGAGATCCAGCGATTGCAGATTATTGCCATCATGTGGATCTGCGTTTGctgaaatattttccatttttgacCTCCTTGTACATTCAGTTTAACGGCCCACTGCCACCAGCAAAATTTGAGGACTGGCATTTTCATGTCAGTACGCGCGACATGGAACGTTTGGCTGA GGGTCTCAGAAGTTTAGGTGGTCTGAAAGTCTTTAGTCTACGCAATAGTCGTTTGAATGCAAATAAACTATTCATACTCACCAGAAGTCTGAAGACTATACACACCTTGAAGAGTGTTGACTTCAGCTATGATCAATTGAAGGATGATTGCGGCGAGGGCCTGCATGAACTTTTCCAAAGAACTACCTCTATAATATCCCTCGATCTGACCGGTAATGAGCTCGGCGCTAATGCTATTTGCGATTTGGCGCGGGCACTCGGTGGCTACGAGGGTTACTGTCAGTACTTGAGTTTGGCACACAGCACCATTAACACAGACGCGTTCAGACTCTTCTGCTTGCATATTGCAAATACAACGCAGGTGCGGGAATTATGCCTACGCGGTGCAATACTCTCACAAGAGGGAATACAAAGTTGTATTGCACAGGAGCTGATACCGCATTCTAAAGTATTGCGGGGCATTGATTTGTCGGGCGTTGTAATCAATAACGATGTTGCATGTGAAATACTAAAGGCATTAAGGAATAACTACAAAATACGGAAATTTGATGTGCGCGGTTGTGACTTACCTGCCGATTTGGAGGTCGATTTCGAAATTCTCACTAGAAGAAATAAATTTCTCTTTCTGTATCCAGCAATTGGCGATAGAAGGATATCTATCGAGGATATCGATGAATCTATCAAAAGAACAAA AAACAAAATCCTTTTACGTGCAATAGAAGCAGTAGAAAGGAGAGAAGAGTGCTTGAACTTGCGTCCGAATTTATTTCATCGTGATAGTGAGGCTGTAAgttctatttttaatttccatcTAGAACCAGCACATTTAGAAGATGAAGACGTCGGCGAAGAGGAAGCGGAAGAGGAATCATTGGAAGAAGAGGAGTCAAGTTCGataacaaaaccaaaatttcaatttgaagaTCCAAATACATTTGAAAAGAATGAAATTATGTCACGTTTCTGGTATTTTGATATACCAAGGGGACCACATCCCAATTAC accaaaatggAGGAGATAAAAGAGGAAGTTAAGACGGATTACTTTAATCCCATACGCATGAATACTTTGGGTTTACCACAAGAACATGACCTATTGATAGCATACGATGTTTACCGACCATCATGGGAGACGCTCGCGTTGAAGTCAGAACAGGGGCGCACCGTGTACGCCGAAATTTTCATCGAGAATCCTAAGTTGGGTCCACTGAGGGATCTGTGTACACGCGCCTTGACACAGGCCCACACACCGAAGCAATTGCCACTAATATCTGGGGATCCGTTGAAATTACGTCTGTACTACGATTCGCTACGCTTGGATTTACCATTGGAAGAATGCTATGACATTACCGACGAGAAATACTGGCGACGTTTTGTATTGTCCAAACATGAGAATATTACATTGACTTTCAAAAAAGAATACAACTGGCGTAGTCTTGGATTATCTATGAAATTTGTGGAATTGGTGGAAGCGTGTCCGGCCGAGTATTTTCCTATAGATGAAATGCAACCAATAGCTttaaaaataaaggattatgTCGACGAAATGCACATACGTAAATTACAATCGATGACGGAGAGGTTTTTTAATGAGCACATACATCTCGATGATTCTGAAGAGTCCGAAAGCGATTCAACGGATGTAGAATCAATGACGGTGACGCCACGTTCTACTATGTCCGCTTCGGAAGAAGAGATGGGTTCCGAGGAAGAGGAGTTGAAATCGAAACGTGGCACCACTAAGACTATGGCTGTTAAAGAAACAAGAAGAGATAGCGCAGAAGAAGAGATACCAGAGGTATATAAAACGGAAGAAGAATTGCAATGGGAACGTATGCATGAGGAAATCATGGCAGAACGTAAAGAACGTACGCGTGTATTGAGAGAGGCGCAAGAGAAACGGCGTTTCGAACGACAAAAAATACGACGCGTACGAGAATCACAGAAAACAATGACACCACCTCCTGATGAGGAGCCTGTAGTTggtaaaaagaagaaaaaattcagAGCAAAGGGTGTTTTCGATATGGTTGTTGAACCGCCGGAGGAGGATGAAGAGCACTTGGTGGTCGATCGGCGAAATTTGGAACGTCAACTGAAGACTATGAAGAAGCTCGTTTATCCGACCAGGCTATGTCATCATGTGAGCTTACGTTTTCTGCGCTTTTTTGAGAATCTAGTCACTTTCACTATAGAGTTTCGCGGTCCGGATATGAAACGTGACTTTCACGAAAGACACCTGAAGTTCTCTTACGCCGATATGGAGGGGCTGGCTTA TGGTATCTCGTTTCTGCAAAAGCTTAAGACATTCCGTCTACGTTCCAGCTATATGGATGCccgaaaattatatatactcgCCAAGTCACTGAAATGCTTGCAGAGCATAGAAACTATTGATTTCGGTTACGATTGCTTGGGTGATGATTGCGGTTTAGGTTTGTTTGAGTTATTCCGTCATACGGACACTATAAAATCGCTCGAACTGGAGCATAATTCGATTGGTGCACATGCTTTGCACTTTTTGGCGATCGGTCTTAGCCAATATGCTGGCAAATTGGAATATCTCGGTCTAGCTGGCAATCCGCTGGGTGAACGTGGTCTACACGAGCTCAGCACAAAGGTTCTCGGTACACAAAACATCACACAATTGAATGTGCGTACTTCACAGATGACCGAATCGGCGATTATTTGCTGCATCGCCAATGAATTTCTAAAGCACCCGCCGCTCCGCTGGTTGGATCTGCGCGCAGTGCCCATTAGTGCGAAAGCTGGTGAAGAAATCTTGACTGTGTTGCAATACAACACCACCTTAATGCATTGTGATGTACGTAATTGCCTATTGGATGCCGATCTTGAAATCGATATAGATATAATTTTGAAACGCAATCACTATATTGCCGAGAATCCGTACTTGAATGATTACACGAAGACTATGGACGAGATTGATGCATTTGTCAACCGCATTAA AAATCCGATTTTATTGCGCGCAATAGATGCTGTGGAGAAACGCGCTGAATGTTTAAAGAACCGTCCACCAGAATTTACACGAGACAGCGAGAAACAATACATAGAGGAAACGGAgagtacaacaacacaacaaaatatcATATCTCTGACTAGGTCAATCACAAGCGCAGAACCACATATGTTGTCTACATCATCGTCTATCGACGTTGAATTAGAAAATGTGCCCTTCGTTTATGATCCAAATAGTTTTACCGAAGAAGAGTTCCTCGAGCATGTTTATCTACCTGGGGCGGGAGAACGTTATTTCTACTTTACGGAGTTGCAACAGCTGCGTTTGAGTCAAATAACTTAA